In Streptomyces capitiformicae, one genomic interval encodes:
- a CDS encoding Uma2 family endonuclease encodes MGPVSDSEPDDGLDGEPEYRWPIPPPEGWAADDLDRIPGLPPHTELIDGSLVFWSPQTRFHSRCMRLLENALLEQAPDYLDVIREMTIKLDIRNRPGPDVLVFPLEANTGPKRTWYKPEDIVLVVEVVSVDSFERDRDVKPRKYAAAGVRHFWRVEQDEDKGLPVAYVYELDPATKSYALTGIFHDCLKVTVPFDIEIDLTTINRRPGPPR; translated from the coding sequence CGTATCCGACAGCGAACCGGACGATGGACTCGACGGCGAGCCGGAGTACCGCTGGCCGATCCCGCCCCCCGAAGGCTGGGCCGCCGACGACCTCGACCGGATCCCGGGCCTCCCGCCGCACACGGAGTTGATCGACGGGAGTCTCGTTTTCTGGAGTCCGCAGACTCGGTTCCACTCGCGATGCATGCGTTTGCTGGAGAACGCGCTTCTGGAGCAAGCACCGGACTATCTCGATGTCATCCGAGAGATGACAATCAAGCTGGATATCAGGAACCGGCCGGGGCCGGATGTCCTTGTCTTCCCCCTGGAAGCGAACACCGGGCCCAAGCGGACTTGGTACAAACCGGAAGACATCGTGCTTGTTGTCGAGGTCGTCTCAGTCGACTCCTTCGAACGCGACCGCGACGTCAAACCACGCAAGTACGCCGCGGCAGGTGTCCGGCACTTCTGGCGGGTGGAACAGGACGAGGACAAGGGCCTCCCTGTCGCTTACGTCTACGAACTCGACCCGGCCACGAAGTCGTACGCCCTCACCGGCATCTTCCACGACTGCCTCAAGGTCACCGTCCCCTTCGACATCGAGATCGACCTGACGACCATCAATCGACGCCCAGGTCCTCCGAGGTAG